The following are encoded together in the Malaya genurostris strain Urasoe2022 chromosome 3, Malgen_1.1, whole genome shotgun sequence genome:
- the LOC131438165 gene encoding aquaporin-11 has product MGIEQLAYSVGFIALTSAIASIARGLNNKLSKDGLVKELIFEAIAAAELCGCCFELIIVADNFGVATYAVFLFTLTIWWGLQWGNATACPYTYLEQVVQGEVSFKEAALKTWAQLMGGCCVFRYVQLYWWLELAETHEGRAFEDCSADLKVNLYWGAIIEGFATLCCRLASKVISEKDAKFGAFIDSFVGTSLVVAAFNYSGGYFNPVLATALKWGCAGNSALEHIVVYWIGSCVGAVLSVPLFKTSTFRNLFLADKIKSE; this is encoded by the exons ATGGGTATCGAACAGTTGGCCTACAGCGTGGGCTTTATCGCGTTAACCAGTGCGATCGCGTCAATTGCGCGTGGTTTGAACAACAAATTGTCCAAGGATGGACTAGTGAAAGAGCTAATATTCGAGGCGATAGCCGCGGCTGAACTTTGCGGATGTTGTTTCGAGCTAATCATCG TGGCAGATAATTTCGGTGTTGCAACGTACGCGGTGTTCCTTTTCACACTGACGATCTGGTGGGGTTTGCAGTGGGGCAATGCAACGGCCTGTCCGTATACGTATTTGGAACAGGTAGTGCAAG GTGAGGTCAGCTTTAAGGAAGCTGCTCTGAAAACTTGGGCCCAGCTCATGGGCGGATGCTGCGTGTTCCGTTATGTTCAACTGTACTGGTGGTTGGAGTTAGCTGAAACTCACGAGGGCAGAGCATTTGAAGATTGTTCAGCAGATTTGAAG GTAAACCTGTATTGGGGCGCAATCATCGAAGGATTCGCCACCCTATGTTGTCGACTTGCTTCGAAAGTGATTTCCGAAAAAGATGCTAAATTTGGTGCCTTCATTGATTCGTTTGTTGGCACTAGCCTAGTTGTTGCCG ctttCAACTACTCTGGAGGATACTTCAATCCTGTTTTGGCTACTGCCTTGAAGTGGGGTTGTGCAGGTAACTCAGCACTGGAACATATCGTCGTATACTGGATAGGATCATGCGTTGGTGCTGTGCTGTCAGTTCCACTGTTTAAGACTTCTACCTTCCGTAATTTGTTCTTGGCCGATAAGATCAAATCCGAATAA